In Bryobacteraceae bacterium, the following proteins share a genomic window:
- a CDS encoding carbon-nitrogen hydrolase family protein, protein MRLVCFLLTASAVFAAEPPRAFKLAAIRVTPKNWDKAANFATLERLARRAAAEGAQVIVTPEGFLEGYVGNEKRVPDLTAARYREVGERIDGSLVGRVRALARELHVHLLLGFAESRDGKMWNSVAVFGPGGELVTHYSKTHTADDEPFNTKGAAFPVVDTPHGRWGTLICMDRQLPETSRILALKGAQVILVPAWGAYGEMNDTMMRTRAYENGVWVAFVHPNRTLVIDPKGTVVAQDAGVEELVYATIDPSDKVGSGPIRHRRAELYGELAK, encoded by the coding sequence ATGCGCCTGGTGTGCTTCCTCTTGACCGCTTCGGCCGTTTTCGCCGCCGAGCCTCCGCGCGCGTTCAAGCTCGCCGCGATCCGGGTGACGCCGAAGAACTGGGACAAGGCCGCGAACTTCGCGACGCTCGAACGGCTGGCGCGGCGGGCGGCGGCCGAGGGGGCCCAGGTGATCGTGACGCCGGAGGGGTTCCTCGAAGGCTACGTGGGCAACGAGAAGCGTGTGCCGGACCTGACGGCGGCGCGGTACCGCGAGGTGGGCGAGCGGATCGACGGTTCGCTGGTGGGCCGCGTGCGGGCGCTGGCGCGGGAGTTACACGTTCACCTACTGCTTGGGTTCGCCGAGTCGCGGGATGGGAAGATGTGGAACTCGGTGGCGGTGTTCGGGCCCGGCGGGGAGTTGGTGACGCATTACTCAAAGACGCATACGGCCGACGATGAGCCGTTCAATACGAAGGGCGCGGCGTTTCCTGTGGTCGATACGCCGCATGGACGTTGGGGGACGCTCATTTGCATGGACAGGCAGTTGCCGGAGACGTCGCGGATTCTGGCGCTCAAGGGCGCGCAGGTGATCCTGGTTCCGGCGTGGGGCGCGTACGGGGAGATGAACGATACCATGATGCGGACGCGGGCGTATGAGAACGGCGTGTGGGTGGCGTTCGTGCATCCGAACCGGACTCTGGTGATCGATCCGAAGGGTACGGTAGTGGCCCAGGACGCGGGGGTGGAGGAGCTTGTGTACGCGACGATCGATCCTTCGGACAAGGTGGGCTCCGGGCCGATCCGGCACCGGCGGGCGGAGCTGTATGGGGAACTCGCGAAGTAG
- a CDS encoding serine hydrolase domain-containing protein: MGNSRSRRDFPRRGCFGIPLAVLGGCSGARSRGGPFADLERQAADSAARNHVPGVSLAVIRNAKLVWTCGIGVRDRASGSAVSDRTIFEAASMSKPVFAYAVMQLHERGVIDLDTPLVRYTPERYVEGDPRLDLISARHVLSHTCGFPDIRSRANPLRIQFRPGAKWQYSGEGYAYLQSVVTRLAGRTFDSPCGTYEMDLRVCATDFDGYMRANVLRPLGMGLSGYVWHAGIAKALARPHDEQGRPLPEPRYTAADAARYGSMGGLLTTAADYARFLIATMDPRPADSFRLGAPAVARMLAPQVKVEAGPGYEIWWALGWKVAKTAEYGELVSHGGDQQGFHSLAEMSPARKSGYVILTNGEKGWKLIQELSPAFARRVHRG; this comes from the coding sequence ATGGGGAACTCGCGAAGTAGGCGTGATTTTCCGCGGCGCGGCTGCTTCGGGATTCCGCTGGCCGTTCTGGGAGGATGCTCTGGCGCGCGGTCGCGGGGCGGGCCGTTCGCCGACCTCGAGAGACAGGCCGCCGACAGCGCGGCGAGGAATCATGTTCCCGGCGTTTCCCTGGCGGTGATTCGAAACGCGAAGCTGGTTTGGACGTGCGGGATCGGAGTGCGGGACCGAGCGTCGGGATCGGCGGTGAGCGATCGCACGATTTTCGAGGCTGCGTCCATGAGCAAGCCGGTGTTCGCCTACGCGGTGATGCAGCTTCACGAACGCGGCGTCATCGACCTTGACACGCCGCTGGTCCGCTACACGCCGGAGCGATACGTCGAGGGAGACCCGCGGCTCGACCTCATCAGCGCGCGGCATGTGCTGTCGCACACGTGCGGGTTTCCCGACATCCGGTCACGGGCGAATCCGTTGCGAATACAGTTTCGGCCCGGCGCGAAGTGGCAGTACTCGGGCGAAGGCTATGCGTACCTGCAGTCGGTGGTGACGCGGCTGGCGGGGCGCACGTTCGATTCGCCTTGCGGGACCTACGAAATGGATCTGCGGGTGTGCGCCACGGACTTCGACGGGTACATGCGCGCCAATGTCCTGCGGCCGCTGGGGATGGGTTTGTCGGGGTACGTTTGGCACGCCGGGATCGCGAAGGCGCTGGCGCGGCCTCATGACGAACAGGGCCGGCCGCTGCCGGAGCCGAGGTACACGGCGGCGGATGCCGCGCGATATGGATCGATGGGCGGGTTGCTGACGACGGCGGCGGACTATGCGCGGTTCCTGATCGCGACGATGGATCCCCGGCCGGCGGACTCGTTCCGGCTGGGCGCGCCGGCGGTCGCGCGGATGTTGGCGCCGCAGGTGAAGGTGGAAGCGGGCCCCGGGTACGAGATATGGTGGGCGCTGGGGTGGAAGGTCGCGAAGACGGCGGAGTATGGCGAACTCGTGAGTCATGGCGGCGATCAGCAGGGCTTCCACTCGCTGGCGGAGATGTCGCCGGCGCGGAAATCGGGCTACGTGATTCTCACCAACGGCGAGAAAGGATGGAAACTGATCCAGGAGCTTTCGCCGGCTTTCGCGCGGCGCGTGCATCGGGGTTAG
- a CDS encoding sugar phosphate isomerase/epimerase family protein, producing the protein MKRRHFLSAPMASLALPALAPAQAPAGKPFRISLAQWSLHRAIGSRLITNLDFPRIAREQFGIEGLEFVNTLWMSPTASYIETLRRNMRDTGTQCVLIMCDGEGFMGHPERAERAKAVANHHKWVDITAELGGHSIRTNMYPGPTQPKTPAEIDDFLNRCAESYKSLGEYAKARNINVIIENHGGISSDADVVVGLMKKVNLPNVGTLPDFGNFPKEADKYEAVRKMMPYAKGVSFKCLDFSPDGNETTIDVDRMIKIVVEARYSNWIGIEYEGRRLTEFEGIQAGKRFLERYF; encoded by the coding sequence ATGAAACGCCGGCATTTTCTCTCCGCCCCCATGGCCTCTCTCGCCCTCCCCGCGCTCGCCCCCGCGCAGGCCCCCGCCGGGAAGCCGTTCCGCATCTCGCTCGCCCAGTGGTCCCTCCACCGCGCCATCGGAAGCCGCCTCATCACCAACCTCGACTTCCCGCGCATCGCCCGCGAGCAGTTCGGCATCGAGGGACTCGAGTTCGTCAACACGCTCTGGATGTCGCCCACCGCCAGCTACATCGAAACCCTCCGCCGCAACATGCGCGACACCGGTACCCAGTGCGTCCTGATCATGTGCGACGGCGAAGGCTTCATGGGCCACCCGGAGCGCGCCGAGCGAGCCAAGGCGGTGGCGAATCACCATAAGTGGGTCGATATCACCGCGGAACTCGGCGGCCACTCGATCCGCACCAACATGTACCCCGGCCCCACGCAGCCGAAGACGCCCGCCGAGATCGACGACTTCCTCAACCGTTGCGCCGAGAGCTACAAATCGCTCGGCGAATACGCCAAGGCTCGTAACATCAACGTGATCATCGAGAACCACGGCGGCATCTCCTCGGACGCCGACGTCGTCGTCGGCCTCATGAAGAAGGTGAACCTGCCGAATGTCGGAACCCTCCCCGACTTCGGCAACTTCCCCAAGGAAGCCGACAAGTACGAAGCCGTCCGTAAGATGATGCCCTACGCCAAGGGCGTCAGCTTCAAGTGCCTCGACTTCTCCCCCGACGGCAACGAAACCACTATCGACGTCGACCGCATGATCAAAATCGTCGTCGAAGCCCGCTACAGCAACTGGATCGGCATCGAATACGAAGGCCGCCGCCTCACCGAGTTCGAAGGCATCCAGGCCGGCAAGCGGTTCCTCGAGCGCTATTTCTAG
- a CDS encoding HAD family hydrolase, whose product MPVPPFPVYLFDVDGTLLDSARDICGAVQTVLAKTRANDVPFEFLRNYVGHHLIDMFRDVLPELSEEEHWTLIHEYRAIYPERGHRMTRPYDGVTEALAALGGRKSTATTKSTQTARLVLEKFGLAPHFEHVQGTDGFPSKPAPDVIHKSFEILGVRPEDCLLVGDAGPDMEAGRRAGVKICAVRWGYGNHAEMARWEPDYWIEHPSELLG is encoded by the coding sequence ATGCCCGTTCCCCCGTTCCCGGTCTATCTGTTCGACGTCGACGGCACGCTGCTCGACTCGGCTCGTGACATCTGCGGCGCCGTCCAAACGGTGCTCGCCAAGACCCGCGCCAACGATGTACCGTTCGAGTTTCTACGCAACTACGTCGGCCATCACCTGATCGACATGTTCCGCGACGTTCTCCCGGAACTCTCGGAAGAGGAACACTGGACGCTCATCCACGAGTACCGCGCCATTTACCCGGAGCGCGGCCACCGGATGACCCGGCCCTACGACGGCGTCACGGAAGCCCTCGCCGCCCTCGGCGGCCGCAAATCCACCGCCACCACCAAAAGCACGCAGACCGCCCGCCTCGTGCTCGAAAAGTTCGGCCTCGCGCCCCACTTCGAGCACGTCCAGGGCACCGATGGCTTCCCGAGCAAACCCGCGCCTGACGTGATCCACAAGTCCTTCGAGATCCTCGGAGTCCGCCCCGAAGACTGCCTCCTCGTCGGCGACGCCGGCCCCGACATGGAAGCCGGACGCCGCGCCGGAGTGAAGATCTGCGCCGTCCGCTGGGGCTACGGCAACCACGCCGAGATGGCCCGATGGGAACCCGACTACTGGATCGAACACCCCTCCGAACTCCTCGGCTGA
- the cas6 gene encoding CRISPR system precrRNA processing endoribonuclease RAMP protein Cas6, protein MYFSLQPARFSFRAVDPVYFPPGKAGNVLRGGFGLCLRATAAPEAYSRIFEPAALGGPSGLVDAPRPFVFRAAHLDGMRVSPGAEFGFDLHLFGGELEPYRAALVRLGEEGFGPGRGRARLVRVESREVRVCLEAERASRLRVRFLTPTELKADEGLAAWPEFGVLFGRARDRVATLARLYGSGAIECDFRGMGERARDVAMTACRVAPVEVERRSARTGQTHAIGGFVGEAEYEGTLGEFVPWLRAAAWTGVGRQTVWGKGAIAVDVLDAV, encoded by the coding sequence GTGTATTTCTCACTGCAGCCGGCGCGCTTCTCGTTCCGCGCGGTGGACCCGGTCTACTTCCCTCCCGGAAAGGCCGGTAACGTGCTGCGGGGCGGGTTTGGACTGTGCCTAAGGGCGACTGCGGCGCCGGAGGCCTACTCGCGCATCTTTGAACCAGCGGCTTTGGGAGGCCCGAGCGGGCTTGTGGATGCTCCGCGACCGTTCGTGTTCCGGGCGGCTCATCTCGATGGGATGCGCGTGAGTCCGGGCGCGGAGTTTGGATTCGATTTGCATTTGTTCGGCGGCGAGTTGGAACCGTACAGAGCGGCGCTCGTGCGGTTGGGCGAGGAGGGGTTCGGTCCGGGGCGGGGACGGGCGCGGCTGGTGCGAGTGGAGTCGCGCGAGGTGCGAGTGTGCCTGGAAGCGGAGCGCGCGTCCCGACTGCGGGTGCGGTTCCTGACGCCGACCGAGTTGAAGGCCGACGAAGGGCTCGCCGCGTGGCCGGAGTTCGGGGTGTTGTTCGGGCGGGCGCGGGATCGCGTGGCGACGCTCGCGCGGTTGTACGGATCGGGAGCGATCGAGTGCGATTTTCGCGGGATGGGCGAGCGGGCGCGCGATGTGGCGATGACGGCGTGCCGGGTGGCTCCGGTGGAAGTGGAACGGCGGAGCGCGCGGACCGGGCAGACGCATGCGATCGGCGGGTTCGTGGGCGAGGCCGAATACGAAGGGACGCTTGGCGAGTTCGTGCCGTGGCTGCGGGCGGCGGCGTGGACCGGCGTGGGTCGCCAGACCGTGTGGGGGAAGGGGGCGATTGCCGTCGACGTGCTCGATGCGGTATGA